A portion of the Mesobacillus boroniphilus genome contains these proteins:
- a CDS encoding glutaredoxin family protein → MKKTVKLYSRPRCHLCETAREILEELQQDWNFTIEEINIDLDDKLVEKYGIMIPVVELDGEELQYGIVNKKFISEAFSRKNLEFIS, encoded by the coding sequence ATGAAAAAAACAGTCAAACTCTACTCACGTCCGCGCTGCCATTTGTGCGAAACGGCACGCGAAATCCTGGAGGAACTCCAGCAAGATTGGAATTTTACAATAGAAGAGATCAATATCGACCTTGATGACAAGCTTGTCGAGAAGTATGGAATTATGATTCCTGTTGTAGAATTGGACGGCGAAGAGCTGCAATATGGCATTGTGAACAAAAAGTTCATAAGTGAAGCGTTTTCACGAAAAAACCTTGAGTTTATAAGTTGA
- a CDS encoding sugar-binding transcriptional regulator produces MDHSLIDIQKRILPDLLQVMQKRYLILQYINVMQPVGRRNLSVSLNLTERVLRSEVEFLKDQNLISMSVQGMTLTQEGKDILESLERVMRDIMGINTLERQLQERMGIRKVIVVPGDSDRSPWVKSELGRATANCMRDLLQSKNIIAVTGGSTMAAVADMLTPDFGEKDLLFVPARGGIGEDVKNQANTICAIMADNTNSRNRVFYVPDQVSTEVYKSFIKEPLIYEVWNLVKSASMVLHGIGDAITMAERRNTSPEDLHKILDGKAVGEAFGYYFNEAGEIVHKVLTIGLQLDDLENVGDVVAVAGGESKAKAIRAYMKQAPSSTILITDEGAAKQLLQG; encoded by the coding sequence ATGGACCATTCGCTCATTGATATTCAAAAAAGAATATTGCCCGATTTACTGCAAGTTATGCAAAAACGATACCTCATCCTGCAGTACATAAACGTGATGCAGCCAGTCGGCAGGAGAAACCTTTCAGTTAGCCTCAATCTAACTGAGCGGGTATTGCGTTCTGAAGTGGAGTTTTTGAAAGACCAGAATCTGATTTCGATGTCGGTTCAGGGAATGACGCTGACTCAAGAGGGAAAAGATATACTGGAAAGTCTTGAAAGAGTAATGCGAGACATTATGGGTATAAACACCTTAGAACGTCAGCTTCAGGAGCGCATGGGCATACGGAAAGTCATTGTTGTTCCAGGGGACAGCGACCGGTCACCATGGGTGAAAAGTGAGCTGGGGCGCGCTACAGCCAATTGCATGAGAGATCTCCTCCAAAGCAAGAATATTATTGCTGTGACTGGGGGATCGACGATGGCGGCTGTTGCTGATATGTTGACACCCGACTTCGGGGAGAAGGACCTGCTGTTTGTCCCGGCAAGGGGCGGAATAGGCGAGGACGTCAAGAATCAGGCAAACACGATTTGTGCGATCATGGCGGACAACACGAATTCACGCAACAGAGTCTTTTATGTACCCGACCAGGTCAGCACGGAGGTTTATAAATCCTTTATCAAAGAACCGCTGATTTATGAGGTTTGGAATTTAGTCAAATCAGCAAGCATGGTTTTACACGGTATTGGAGACGCTATTACAATGGCAGAACGTCGCAATACCAGTCCAGAGGATTTACATAAGATCCTCGATGGAAAAGCAGTTGGCGAGGCTTTCGGCTATTATTTCAACGAAGCCGGGGAAATCGTCCATAAAGTACTGACGATCGGCCTTCAATTGGACGATCTTGAAAATGTGGGAGATGTCGTCGCGGTTGCCGGAGGAGAGTCGAAGGCAAAGGCGATCAGAGCCTACATGAAACAGGCACCTTCCTCAACCATCCTGATTACGGATGAAGGAGCCGCTAAACAATTGTTACAAGGGTAA